AAGGGCCTACAGTACtcaagcactgtgctgggtgcttggCATGAGTCTTTTAATCTTCCCAACATCACAGCTGGGAGGTATGGGCTTGTTCCCCCATTCTGCAGATTCGGAAATTAAGTCCCTTGCCTAAAACTCAGGGCAGATCAGTAGACGAGTCCAGGTTCCGACACAAGCCTGTCTGACTTTCCATTGCCCCCATGTATTACCTCTAAAATCTCTTCCCTTTTCTAAGCCAACGTCTCCCGCCTGTGATCACACATTGTCTCCACCTCCATTGGTCTCCACATATGTCCATGTGTCTTCTGGACATATAGCCGTCAACAAGGTCCCTGCTCTCGTGGAGCTGACAAGCCAGTGGGGAGCCAAATAATAAAAGATTTGGTATGTTGGAAAATGACCGGAAAAACAGggcagtgaaggaggggggtggggaggtaggTACTTGCTATTTAATGTAAGATGGAAGGGGGGGgcctcactctttttttaaaaatttatttttggctgcgttgggttttcgtcagtgcgtgcaggctttctctagttgcagcgagctggggttactcttcgttgcggtgcaggtgcttcacattgcagtggcttctcttgtgcggAGCCCTGCCTCTAGGAGCGTGgttttcagtagttgcagcgcatgggctcagtagttgtggcgtgcaggctcagtagttgtggcgcacgggcttagtttccctgcggcacgtgggatcttcccgggccagggatcgaacccatgtcccctgcattggcaggcggattcttaaccatctgcgccaccagggacgtcccggGCCTCACTCTTAAGATGACatgtgagcagaagtgaaagAGTGAGCCATAGCGACATCTGAGGAAAGAGCATTCCGAGttgagggaacagccagtgcaaggaTCCTGACGTGGGAGCGTGCCTAACGTCTTAGAGAAACAGCAAAGAGACTCGTGGAGTAGAGAGAATAAAGAGGAGGTAAGGTCACAGAGGGAGTAAGAGGCAGCTTGTGCAGGTCCTTGAGCCGCCGTGAGGACTCTGGCTTTTACCACGTGCAGGAGGAGCCTTCAGAGGGTTCTGAGCACAGGAGGCCTGTGATCTATTTCAGATGTCCACAGGGCTTCTCTGTGGGGAAGAGACTAAAAGGGGGGAATTAGGACAGGAAGCCCAGTGAGGAGCCACTGCATTTGTTTAGGCCAAAGAGGAGGGTGGTTGGAACAAGGAGGTGCGGTAGAATGGGGGGAAGGGAGATTCTGGATCTGTTCTGAAAGTAGAACCAGCAGAATTTGTTGACAGTTTGGATACTGGGCGAGAGAGAGAGTGGGCAACAGAAGGGATGGGGCTTGCTATTTCCTGAGATGAGGAAGACTGTGCGAAGAGCAGACTTGGGGCGGTGGGGAATCAGGGGTTAGGTCTTAGACACGTTAAACTTAAGATGCTTACTAGACATTCCAAGTGAAGAATGTCACTCGATGGTTgaatacacacagagagagaagaataGCAAATAgtacaaataatatattaatattagaatAGTTACAAATTAttacataatataataataatattaacaacaGCTTGTTAAATTGACTCTGGCCTTTCCATCTGTTCCATCTCTTGCCCTCAGAGCTGTATGACATATTAGGGATTATCCTCAGAgggagaaacagactcagaaaggTTTACTAATTTACTAAGAgaacacagctggtaagtggcaagAATCAAGATGGAAGCCCAGGTCTGTCCAACTTTGAGACCCAAACATTTTCTAATCTGCTGGTTGCTTTTCAGTAAAGGGGGTGGATTGAATTGTATGATCCTTGAGTATGCCTTTCAGCTCTAGAGAGTTTTAAACCTGACAGTTCTGTGCCTTAAAGACAAAGAGCCTCCACATCTGTTAGGATTGTGGGCAGGCCAAGAGTCCATAGGTATTGAATGAGCAGGGGGGCtctcctaatttttttctttgaatggtTAGTACCTGGACAGTCCCCAGACAGCCTTTCTGATTTTGCTTATTTTCAGGCTCTGGGCAGAGCTTCAGGTACGCAGCTAGGGAGTTGGTGGTTTTACTTTGCTAGTGAGGACTCCCTGGCTTAGTGAGGGAAGAGACTTGCCAATGTCGTACACAGCAGATCCGGGTCAAGCATCTGACTCGACTCTGGAACTCCTTCCACACCTAGGCATGTTCCCTGTGTCCGTGCCACCCTCACCAAacctcctcctccacccagaTTCCGTCCCTGGGACAAAAAGGATGTAGGCGGAGTtggtttttaggttttttttttttttttattgtgggtGCATTTCTGGTGGCGGGATAGGGCGGAGGGTCAGGACCTCCcaggagaaggcagaggagggcAGGCGTGACGGTGGAAAAGGAGAAAGGTGAGGGGAACGTCTTTACTCTCGGATCTTCAGTTCCCGCGCCATCTGACAGAGGGCGCAGGGTAGACAAAAGGTGAGGGCCGCCCAGTCTTTCCCGATAGAGCcctggagggtgggagaaagaggTCAGCAGCCCTAACTTGCAATCCATCCAAGAGGCCCGTCCCCAGCCCTCGGCTCCTGCGGTCCCGGGCCCGGCGCGTACCTCGATGTGGTAGCGCTCGCGCATGCCGGTGCGCAGGGAGTTCAGGCTTCCGGGCAGGCAAGGAGTGGCGCAGCACTCGCCGAAGTCTTCGGAGATGCGGCAGGCGAGGCACAGAGGGATGAAAGTGCCGCACAAACCTGGAGGGGACGCGGGGCTCTAAGGGCGGGACCCACCGGGTGCCGGCCGGCTCCGCCTCGGGGAGGGGCGAGGCGAGGCGAGGCGTGGTCCGCGGCGCGCGGTTGAGGGGCCCAGAGGCAGCTGAGTGTTAGTGGAAGTGAGGGTCCCAGAGGGAATTAGGGGTCCGAAGAGTGGGGTTTCAAGATTGGGAAATAGGGTTGAAGGGGGAATTGGGGCCCCAAGGAAGACAAGTGAGGGTGCAAGGGGGACGTTGAGGGTCCCAGTGGAAGTTGGAAGGTGTGAGGCCGGGATCCTAGGGAGTGTCGGGCGTCCCAGGAAGGCATGAGGGTTAGAGACTGGGAATTCAGGGCCCAAGGAAGGAAACGGTGAGTGGGGTTAGGAGGGCGAGGAAGGGGCTGGAGGTGACCTTCGCTCCCCTCCCACTCTTTCCTCGGGCCTGGAGAGGGAGCGGCGGGCACTCACAGATGGGCATGTCATTGCAGCAGTCCATGAGGGTGGTGTTCCAGTCACTGGGCTGGGCCGGGTAGCTGCAGCTGCTGGCACCCTGGGGCTGGCTGGTCACTGGGTAGGACATGGctgcggaggggggaggcgggggtcaGCGGACACCTATGCAGCCCCTCCCTCTGCCGGGCAGTCCGGGCGAGGCCACCAGGCCTCCCACTGAGGGGACACCACTGTGCCTCTcccgttctttctttcttttttttttttttttgcggtacgcgggcctctcactgctgtggcctctcccgttgcggagcacaggctccggacgcgccggctcagcggccgtggctcacgggcccagccgctctgcggcatgtgggatcttcccggaccggggcacgaacccgcgtcccctgcatcggcaggcggactctcaaccactgcgccaccagggaagccctcccctgttCTTTATGCCACACCTGGGCATCGACACCCCCGTCTGTCCCTGTTGTTGGTGCCTCCTGCACAACTGGttcggctgggggtggggtgggcggggagCCTGGAAGTCTAGGGAAGGTTGGTGCCACATGTGGGCGGGGCGGAGACGTGCCGCCGCTTCCTCCATGCCTGGGCCTGGGGAGCTGGGTCCCTGCATGTCGGGGCTTCTGGGGTGCAAGCAGGCGCCGTCTGTCTTCGAAGCCAGCGTGCTCAGGGGAAGGAAGTGGCCATGTTCCGGGGACTGAAAGGTTTGGGGTTTCATCCAGTGATCCCACCTTTGCCTTTCACGTTGTCGTGCATCTCAAATTGCATCTTGCTGGCCCTGAGGAGGTGGTCGTTGGGGACAGCAGAGGTGGCAGTGGTGACAGCGTCAGAATCTGTCCAAGGGATGCTGGATACTGGGGGAGGTCAGGGCAAGTGGCAGGGGCACTGGGGGCTGGGTTCTCAGGGGTAAGGACGCTGGGGAGAAAGAGCCAAATCAGCTCGCCGGCTACGAGAGACGTGGGATAGGGTTGTATGGGGTTGGGGGCAAGAAACTCGCCCATCTTGTACAGCTGCCCACAGACCCCAGAGGATCCTCCTCATAccagaggcagagctggagagaaagaccaagagacagagacaggcagAGTCAGAAACAAGGGGAGAAAGAGATCAGAGGTAGGTGCCTATAGAGATGCCACCAGTAACACTCACACCTGCCCAGTACTCTTTTTCTGCaaacccatttcacagacagcacactgaggctcagtgaggtgaAGAGAAATGTCTCACATCTGATGGCCCAGCCAAGAGGTTTAGTAAAGGGGGTACTGTGCAGCTGTGAAGTTGAACTTCCAACTTCAACTCAGTGCCATCAGGTTTAGAAAGGGGGGTGGGTCACAGGGGGTATTGAGAAAGACAGGGATGTCCAGAGAGGTAAACAGTCAGAGACATGTAAGGGGACAGAGAGATGTGAGTGGTgttgggtggggggagaagagaagaggcaCCAACCTTTGAGAAGAAGGCTTCAGGCAGATGCTCCAAACTGCGGGACGGCTACAGCGATGATGAAGACACACAGGTGTGGGTGACAACTAGGAACTGAGGTGCTTATATCTGGGCGGGCCACGTGGCCCTGGGTGTGGCTCTGACAGAGATGCCCAAGGGAGCCAAGCCGGTCTGGCTGACCCTCTTCCCCACACTGGgacttccccttcctccttccccatccctcaTCCCCTTCTCCGGCTTCCTGCCTGGCCTCAGAGGACCAAGGAAATCGTGGGGGAGGGGGTCCAAGGATGAGGAGCTGGGAGTAGAGATCTAAAGGGAAGTGGGCAGAGAGaccaagagagggagagagaaggctgAGGGGAGGTGCAAGGGGCACAGCTGTACAGACACCAAAAGAGAGGGAGAGCCAAGAGAGATAGAGAGGGaatgggagacagagacagaaggagaggcccagaggggagagagacacaaggagattcagagagatggagagagagaagatgagaagacatggagagagagagaaagagatgccaAGACAGAGAGTCACAAAGATCTGGGGAGAAATAACAAGAAAGGGGGAGAAGAGATTCagaaaaaagacacaaagatAGAAAGGTGGAGTGTCAGGTGTGTGGAGGCGCCAGCCACTGGCCACTCCAAGGCTTAGAGGGAAGGGAAACGGGGAGGAGAAAGGCTGGCGGCGTAGGAGAGTGCAGAGTGGGCTCCCATTGGGCCCTCTCCCAACCATCCTTAGTGAGGCCCCGACTTCCCAGGGAGAAGGGGCTTTGTGCCCCGACTCAGGGCCACTGGGCACATGGGGGACAGTGTGTTTTGGGGGCGACCCATGCTGGAGCCAAACTAAATAAACACACCTCACCCAACTCCAAATTgggaagggaggaggctggggactGAGAAACTTTTGGTTCCTGAGGGAGGTGGATGTGGTCTAGGACACTTGAGTCCTAACAGAGCAGAGGACTGGGGCCccggactcctgggtctgagggaggagggggctgggcgtCCAGACTCTTGGGGTTAAGCTAGGCTGCATTCCTGAGTGGGGTAAGGGTCTTGGGATACACAGACTGCTGGCTTCCTGGGAGATGAAAGAGCTGGGGACCTGGAGGCCTGAGTCACCAAAGTCTCCCCTAATCCGGTCTGGCAGGGTTGGAGGTGACTCAGTGAAGGAGGCAGAATTAGAGCTGGGTGGGGTTCCCACCATGGGTGTCACTCCAAAGATGTAGGAGATACCAGAAAATTGGGGTGTCAGCTGCAGAGAGGGTGGTGCCGTCACCACACTGGGTATGAGTACGGGGTGATGAGGTGTATCACCCTGCTGGTCTGGGATCCCAACGTTCCCCCCGCAATCCTTGATTTCCTGACTCCACCTCGATGGCTTGCTGTCCTTGTGCCCAGACCTCATTTCAAAATGAGCTGCGGTTTCTCCCTAATGGGGATGGTGGGCCCAGTGG
Above is a genomic segment from Kogia breviceps isolate mKogBre1 chromosome 18, mKogBre1 haplotype 1, whole genome shotgun sequence containing:
- the CNFN gene encoding cornifelin translates to MSYPVTSQPQGASSCSYPAQPSDWNTTLMDCCNDMPICLCGTFIPLCLACRISEDFGECCATPCLPGSLNSLRTGMRERYHIEGSIGKDWAALTFCLPCALCQMARELKIRE